The Vicia villosa cultivar HV-30 ecotype Madison, WI linkage group LG1, Vvil1.0, whole genome shotgun sequence genome includes a region encoding these proteins:
- the LOC131606004 gene encoding uncharacterized protein LOC131606004 encodes MASGWTKLLQCKSRAFEDVYNPYPKILLPSASCRKSVQNINDIVDIPKPKSKKPKPVTTVKSGAATMNRSRSTVGTSSSSRAITELPEGHSSRNVVDIIFQTSWGKEFPGRVEMIFKVENGGRAMSRFEEFREAVKATRVSEGKNWEENARCVADGNEVMQFYCLGPAEDGGSHGGWSFPERKGTAIRTFSGSGCAHENGGGGEGRWAMLVCRVVAGRVLKQLGYLDSLLDKRVGFDSVSGDNGELLVFDARAVLPCFLIIYRL; translated from the coding sequence ATGGCCAGTGGGTGGACAAAGTTATTACAATGCAAATCAAGAGCATTCGAAGATGTTTACAATCCATATCCAAAAATTCTCTTACCCAGTGCTAGTTGTAGAAAAAGCGTTCAAAATATCAATGATATCGTTGATATTCCAAAGCCCAAGTCCAAAAAACCCAAGCCCGTAACCACCGTTAAATCAGGAGCCGCCACCATGAACCGTTCCCGAAGCACCGTGGGAACTAGTTCATCTTCTCGTGCAATCACTGAACTTCCGGAGGGACATTCATCacggaatgttgtggatattatTTTCCAGACGAGCTGGGGTAAGGAGTTTCCGGGTCGGGTTGAAATGATATTCAAGGTGGAGAACGGAGGACGAGCAATGTCGCGGTTTGAAGAGTTTCGTGAGGCGGTGAAAGCAACTCGGGTATCTGAGGGAAAGAATTGGGAGGAAAATGCGAGGTGTGTTGCGGATGGGAATGAGGTGATgcagttttattgtttgggtccGGCTGAAGACGGCGGATCCCACGGTGGTTGGTCTTTTCCGGAGAGGAAGGGGACGGCGATACGGACGTTTTCAGGGAGTGGTTGTGCGCATGAGAATGGCGGGGGAGGGGAGGGTAGATGGGCAATGCTGGTGTGTCGGGTTGTAGCGGGTCGGGTTTTGAAGCAACTCGGGTATTTGGACTCGTTGTTGGATAAGCGAGTGGGGTTTGACTCAGTGAGTGGGGATAATGGCGAGTTGCTGGTGTTTGATGCGCGTGCGGTGTTGCCGTGTTTTCTTATTATTTACAGGTTGTGA